A DNA window from Ctenopharyngodon idella isolate HZGC_01 chromosome 8, HZGC01, whole genome shotgun sequence contains the following coding sequences:
- the LOC127517592 gene encoding uncharacterized protein LOC127517592 isoform X3 yields the protein MVPLLQLFLLLPLIHPFISHVHGNFLSPLTTHSNHSLFSYCLKKQTHVLVKKTDHKLTANAALVVRPFLRGFHGKSLIKSIGDLNEWTESRNTEDVFSAKTSHTETGSRGKFLVSHKDRVKRGSTQNVMLPQDAAGKEKETVNETDTMTDDPVAEFKEKDLSSVGSGDEENGFVRSSTEAIASLGEEHAQNRPQVQTDRSVLASLATVHTIPTINPSQQTSPSATAPPNEKLLSTSNGIRQLHGNRTRLEIGSLGTTTPAKIQPKRQFTTLRSYIETTSLNTSKTSLQLEAPSLGVDIVSSNHSQPKSTSQSTRSAKLPNDPLMEPGTKRTVTDIKNTKGISPFLRTTSPLLT from the exons ATGGTGCCTCTACTCCAACTCTTTCTTCTACTGCCTCTAATTCATCCATTCATAAGTCATGTGCATGGAAACTTTCTTTCTCCTCTGACTACTCATTCAAATCACAGCCTGTTTtcctattgtttaaaaaaacagacTCATGTGCTTGTCAAAAAAACTGATCATAAACTGACTGCCAATGCTGCATTAGTTGTCAGACCATTTCTTCGTGGCTTCCATGGGAaaagtttaattaaatcaattgGAGATTTAAATGAGTGGACTGAAAGCAGAAATACTGAGGATGTATTTTCAGCAAAAACGTCACATACTGAGACTGGGTCAAGAGGTAAATTTTTAGTATCACACAAAGACAGAGTCAAAAGAGGTTCTACTCAAAATGTCATGCTACCACAAGATGCAgctggaaaagaaaaagaaactgtTAATGAGACAGACACGATGACAGATGACCCAGTTGCTGAATTTAAAGAGAAAGACTTGTCATCAGTTGGGTCAGGTGATGAAGAAAATGGCTTTGTTAGGTCATCAACAGAGGCTATAGCATCTCTTGGCGAAGAGCATGCCCAGAACAGACCACAAGTTCAGACTGATCGTAGTGTGCTGGCTAGTTTGGCCACAGTACATACAATTCCAACAATCAACCCTTCACAGCAGACCAGCCCTTCTGCAACTGCACCACCTAATGAAAAGCTTCTATCCACTTCCAATGGGATAAGACAATTGCACGGCAACAGGACTCGATTGGAAATAG GTAGTTTGGGGACAACCACTCCAGCTAAAATTCAGCCAAAAAGACAGTTTACCACTTTACGATCATATATTGAAACCACCTCTCTTAATACAAGCAAAACCAGTCTACAACTAGAGGCACCGTCACTGGGAGTGGACATTGTTAGTTCCAACCATTCACAGCCAAAAAGCACTTCACAGTCAACAAGATCAGCAAAACTACCCAATGACCCATTAATGGAACCAGGAACTAAAAGAACAGTGACCGATATAAAGAACACTAAAG